Sequence from the Candidatus Caldatribacterium sp. genome:
AGAAGGGGCAGGTTTTTGCCTGCCCCTTTTACTTTTTCTTTCACAGGCACATTCTGAGGATATTCAGGACGTCCTCTTTAGTAAGCTCTTTCACCGAGCCCAGGGGACCGCGTTGTGTCACCCTTTCAGCCATAGTCTCGAAGTAGCGCTCATCAATCCCCACTTCCCGAAGAGTCACAGGAGCCCCAATCTCCTTGAACCACTCCCGTGTTCTCGCAATTCCTGCCCTCCCGAGCTCAATATCGCTTCGGCCGTTCCGGGGAATCTCCCACACCCGCTCGGCGAATTGGGCGAACTTCCCGGGAATTATGGGGAGCACGTACTCCATCCATTGAGGGAAAACAGTGGCAAGACCTGCCCCGTGGGGAATATCGTAGAAGGCACTGAGCTCATGCTCTATATCGTGGCTTGACCAGTCTCCTTCCGCTCCCGCTTCAATGAGGTGGTTCAGGGCAAGGGTTCCACACCACATGATGGTTGCCCGGGCATCGTAGTCAGTAGGGTTAGCAAGGACCCTTGGGGTGTACTCGATGATGGTCTTCATGATGCCCTCGGCAAGGCGGTCCTGGAGAGGGGTTTCCGGAGTTTTGTGGAAGTACTGCTCAAAGACATGGGCCATCATGTCCACGATGCCGTAGACTGTGTGCTCCTTAGGGACGGTGAAGGTGTTCTCAGGGTCAAGGATGGAGACATCGGGGAAAAGATGGGGGTGGCTGAGTCCGAGTTTCTCTTTCGTTTCCTCGTTGGTGATGACGGCGTTGTGGTTCATTTCAGAGCCGGTTGCAGCCAGAGTAAGAACGGTGACAAGGTGAATTCGCCCGGGAACCTCAGCCTTACCGCTAAAGAAATCCCAGGGGTCTCCATCGTAGCATGCTCCAGCAGCTATGATTTTGGCGCTATCGAGAACGCTTCCTCCTCCAACGGCAAGGACCACTTCGATTCCCTCGCGCTTGCAGAGGGCTACGCCTTCTTTGACTTTGGAAAGCGTGGGGTTCGGTTTGATTCCGGAAAGCTCAAAAACCTCGAGGTTCTCCTTTTTGAGGCTTGCAAGGACCCGATCGTAGAGGCCGTTCTTTTTGATGCTTCCTCCACCATACACCAGGAGAACCCTTTTTCCCAAGGCAGCGCATACTTCCCCAACCCGGTCGGTTGTGCCTTTTCCAAAGAGGACTCGTGTTGGATTGTGGAACTCAAAGTTCAGCATGGTCTCGACCCCCTTTGGGGGTAATTGTACCGCGGCTTTGGGGCTCTTTGAGGCGTGGTAGAATTAGAAAGAGTATAGAAAGGGGGGATTCGCAGTGCTCAAAACGCTCCTTATAGAGACCAGGGCTAAAGAAGACGTTAT
This genomic interval carries:
- a CDS encoding iron-containing alcohol dehydrogenase is translated as MLNFEFHNPTRVLFGKGTTDRVGEVCAALGKRVLLVYGGGSIKKNGLYDRVLASLKKENLEVFELSGIKPNPTLSKVKEGVALCKREGIEVVLAVGGGSVLDSAKIIAAGACYDGDPWDFFSGKAEVPGRIHLVTVLTLAATGSEMNHNAVITNEETKEKLGLSHPHLFPDVSILDPENTFTVPKEHTVYGIVDMMAHVFEQYFHKTPETPLQDRLAEGIMKTIIEYTPRVLANPTDYDARATIMWCGTLALNHLIEAGAEGDWSSHDIEHELSAFYDIPHGAGLATVFPQWMEYVLPIIPGKFAQFAERVWEIPRNGRSDIELGRAGIARTREWFKEIGAPVTLREVGIDERYFETMAERVTQRGPLGSVKELTKEDVLNILRMCL